The following coding sequences are from one Triticum dicoccoides isolate Atlit2015 ecotype Zavitan chromosome 4A, WEW_v2.0, whole genome shotgun sequence window:
- the LOC119288474 gene encoding tau-cadinol synthase-like, with translation MATPERVRSFEPSEWDDFFVQHDPKLPEIFEEKMRVKADKLKEDINLLFNNTMVEQLTLLDALQRLGIDHLFQEQINTVINEIYESESNSSSLYEVALRFCLLREHGLWISPDVFNKFKGEDGSFNKDITNEPRGLLSLYNAAYLSVNGESELDEAMAFARHHLESMSGSLKYPLSEQVKRSLEIPLPRTLSRVDAPYYIEEYKQEKACNPYVLELAKLEFNLLQRLHQQELKDFCRWGNDLYEEVGLSYSRHRTVEIYLWCYTIHYEKQYAHARIILAKICVLISLLDDTFDMQATLEEGRKINEAIQRWDESAIPILPVYLKKYYVKLMNIFRELEDELKQDHKYRMVYSRKAIQTLCRHYQQESEWFHSNYIPSFQDHIKNSVISTGAPATFVTSLIGMGDEVTEETFQWAIGCTDAVKACSEVARFMNDMTAFQHGKNKLDAASSVDSYINQHHVTGEVAMAAVGKLVEDAWKTTNQARFDRRAMLLPLERIIRLTKSMTLMYRGNINLYTFTSGNKDKIQQQFIEPIPL, from the exons ATGGCCACTCCAGAGAGGGTCCGTAGCTTCGAGCCATCGGAGTGGGATGACTTCTTCGTACAACACGATCCAAAGCTACCCGAG ATATTTGAAGAGAAAATGAGAGTGAAAGCTGACAAATTGAAGGAGGACATCAACTTGTTGTTCAACAATACTATGGTAGAACAATTGACTTTATTGGATGCACTCCAACGTCTTGGAATAGATCACCTTTTCCAAGAACAAATCAACACCGTGATTAACGAAATCTACGAGAGTGAATCCAATAGTTCTAGCCTCTATGAGGTTGCTCTTCGATTTTGCTTGCTTAGAGAGCATGGACTTTGGATATCTCCAG ATGTATTCAATAAGTTCAAGGGAGAAGATGGTAGCTTCAACAAGGATATAACTAATGAACCGAGGGGACTGTTAAGTTTATACAATGCAGCTTACCTTTCTGTCAATGGTGAATCTGAACTCGATGAAGCCATGGCCTTTGCAAGGCACCATCTTGAATCTATGAGTGGCAGTCTTAAATACCCTTTATCTGAGCAAGTCAAACGAAGCCTTGAGATACCATTACCAAGGACTCTGAGTAGAGTGGATGCGCCTTATTACATTGAGGAATACAAACAAGAGAAAGCATGCAACCCCTATGTGCTAGAACTTGCAAAGCTCGAATTTAATCTTCTGCAACGTCTTCaccagcaagagctcaaggatttTTGTCG GTGGGGAAATGATCTATATGAAGAAGTGGGACTAAGCTACTCTCGGCATCGTACCGTTGAAATATACCTCTGGTGTTACACAATACACTATGAGAAACAATATGCACATGCACGGATAATCCTTGCCAAGATATGTGTGCTAATATCTCTGCTAGATGACACTtttgatatgcaagctaccttggaAGAGGGTCGAAAGATCAACGAAGCGATACAAAG ATGGGACGAGAGTGCTATCCCTATTTTACCAGTGTACTTAAAAAAATACTATGTCAAGCTGATGAATATCTTCAGAGAGTTGGAGGACGAACTGAAACAAGATCACAAGTACCGCATGGTTTATTCTAGGAAAGCG ATCCAAACTCTATGCAGGCATTACCAACAAGAATCTGAATGGTTCCATAGCAATTACATACCAAGCTTTCAAGATCACATCAAGAACTCTGTTATCTCCACAGGTGCTCCAGCTACATTCGTGACTTCACTCATTGGTATGGGCGACGAAGTAACTGAGGAAACATTCCAGTGGGCCATTGGTTGCACCGATGCCGTGAAGGCTTGCAGTGAGGTGGCACGTTTCATGAATGACATGACTGCATTTCAG CACGGGAAGAACAAACTGGATGCGGCCAGCTCAGTAGATAGCTATATCAACCAACATCATGTCACGGGTGAGGTAGCAATGGCCGCGGTGGGTAAACTGGTTGAAGATGCATGGAAAACTACCAATCAGGCACGATTTGACCGTCGTGCTATGCTCCTGCCTTTAGAACGAATCATCAGACTGACCAAGAGCATGACCTTGATGTACCGTGGCAATATTAacctgtacacattcacaagtggcAACAAAGACAAGATCCAGCAGCAGTTCATCGAACCTATCCCACTCTAG